A region from the Isachenkonia alkalipeptolytica genome encodes:
- a CDS encoding heme NO-binding domain-containing protein, whose amino-acid sequence MKGTIVNTWLDSLEKIFDRETLHNTLEALQWDREQIISPLDDIEDEKIFRVFHHLSEKTGTSSEDLWKQVGRQNISTFHRWFPSYFERYSLKGFLTMMDDVHSQLTKIVKGSNPPRLVAKELSDKEVEIHYRSKRNLSSYFLGLLEGSASFFKENLQYHVLDSGVDNEGKHFMRVHLRFEKSPDQTIHRNTSKAFGLGFIRDLPLKISLLPTGLVLVSTLVLQNQIEGFHYSHGLLVTGITFVAGYLSAYFITEPTKLFKKELEKMKGLDFGSKTHLKTNDLVEEINRDLIEVKGRLQKDFLFLKGGTDDMNNFVERFSEIAQNMKELSTSIDGIVNDVAESASSQAEETEHAVGILDTNISTVNNIVKDETKMKNELEDAVKSLKLSFGEIQEVNQRINGVKNNFAHVNREGKELASEAREIMNISSTVEGIADQTNLLALNAAIEAASAGEHGRGFTVVAEEVRSLAENSKEAVGEINSKLDSFISKISTFVERIETQFENLEASNQTLERVTVDNESYTEKISGVSQSIVSLVTQLSDETEKLTGVVENIHSLAAIAEENSAASQEMSSGVTQYAEKVKDLSSNIEMLQKLTGNFREELKKYQI is encoded by the coding sequence TTGAAAGGCACCATCGTAAACACATGGCTTGACAGCTTGGAGAAAATTTTCGACAGGGAAACCCTTCACAATACCCTGGAGGCCCTTCAGTGGGACCGGGAACAGATCATATCACCGCTGGATGATATTGAGGATGAAAAAATCTTCAGGGTCTTCCATCACTTATCCGAGAAGACGGGAACAAGTTCCGAGGACCTATGGAAGCAGGTGGGGCGCCAAAACATTTCAACCTTTCACCGGTGGTTCCCTTCCTATTTCGAACGTTACAGTCTGAAGGGTTTTTTGACCATGATGGATGATGTACATAGTCAGCTTACGAAGATTGTTAAGGGTTCCAACCCTCCTCGCCTGGTGGCGAAGGAGCTTAGCGACAAGGAAGTGGAAATTCACTACCGCTCCAAGCGTAATCTCAGCAGTTATTTTTTAGGTCTGCTGGAGGGAAGCGCCTCGTTTTTTAAAGAAAACTTACAGTACCATGTGTTGGATTCGGGAGTGGATAACGAGGGCAAGCACTTTATGCGGGTTCATCTTCGTTTTGAAAAAAGTCCGGATCAGACAATCCATCGCAATACTTCTAAAGCCTTTGGACTGGGCTTTATTCGGGACCTGCCCTTAAAAATTTCTTTGCTTCCCACGGGGCTGGTTCTTGTCAGTACCCTGGTCCTCCAAAATCAGATAGAAGGTTTCCACTACAGCCACGGACTACTGGTCACTGGGATCACTTTTGTTGCAGGATACCTCAGTGCCTACTTCATAACCGAACCGACCAAACTCTTTAAAAAAGAGTTGGAGAAAATGAAAGGCCTGGATTTCGGAAGCAAAACCCACCTTAAAACCAATGATCTGGTGGAGGAGATCAATCGGGATCTGATCGAAGTCAAAGGCCGCCTGCAAAAGGATTTCCTGTTTTTAAAAGGCGGTACCGATGATATGAATAATTTTGTGGAACGCTTCTCGGAAATAGCCCAAAACATGAAGGAGTTATCCACCTCCATTGACGGCATTGTCAATGATGTGGCGGAAAGCGCCTCCAGCCAGGCGGAGGAAACGGAACATGCGGTGGGTATCCTGGATACCAATATTTCCACCGTCAATAACATTGTCAAAGACGAGACCAAGATGAAAAATGAGCTGGAGGATGCGGTGAAAAGCTTGAAGCTTTCCTTCGGAGAGATCCAAGAGGTCAATCAGCGAATCAACGGGGTGAAAAATAATTTTGCCCATGTCAACCGGGAAGGAAAGGAACTGGCCTCCGAGGCCCGGGAAATCATGAACATCTCCAGTACCGTAGAGGGCATTGCGGACCAGACCAATCTCCTGGCCCTCAACGCTGCCATCGAAGCCGCCAGTGCCGGAGAACATGGCCGGGGCTTTACTGTAGTGGCGGAAGAAGTTCGTTCCCTGGCGGAAAACTCCAAGGAGGCCGTGGGGGAAATTAATAGCAAGCTGGACTCCTTTATTTCCAAAATCTCTACCTTTGTGGAGCGGATTGAAACCCAGTTCGAGAACCTGGAGGCTTCCAACCAAACCTTAGAGCGGGTTACCGTAGATAATGAAAGCTACACCGAAAAAATCTCCGGTGTATCCCAAAGTATTGTTTCCCTGGTTACTCAGTTATCCGATGAGACGGAAAAACTCACCGGGGTAGTGGAAAACATTCACTCTTTGGCCGCCATTGCCGAGGAAAACTCCGCCGCCTCCCAGGAAATGAGCTCCGGGGTCACCCAGTACGCGGAAAAGGTTAAGGATCTTTCTTCTAATATTGAAATGCTTCAAAAGCTCACGGGGAACTTTAGAGAAGAGCTTAAGAAATATCAAATATAA
- a CDS encoding glutaredoxin family protein, translating to MAKKVVIYTSNTCPHCHTAKDYLIENNVEFEERNVQKSPDARKELMDKGIMAVPVIQIEEELITGFDKDRVDELLGL from the coding sequence ATGGCTAAAAAAGTGGTAATTTACACGAGTAACACTTGTCCCCACTGTCATACGGCAAAGGACTATTTAATTGAAAATAATGTGGAGTTTGAGGAACGGAATGTACAGAAAAGCCCCGATGCAAGAAAAGAACTAATGGATAAAGGTATTATGGCGGTTCCGGTTATACAAATCGAGGAAGAACTGATCACCGGATTTGATAAGGACCGGGTAGATGAGTTATTAGGACTGTAA
- a CDS encoding metal-sensitive transcriptional regulator, whose product MAMSEQETKRAVINRLRTIKGHIQGIEKMVEEDKNCKDILLQVAAVKSSLQKTGIVIMENHTKSCLMDEELDREELEKTIKIIVDFMK is encoded by the coding sequence ATGGCTATGTCAGAGCAGGAAACCAAAAGAGCGGTGATTAATCGTCTCAGAACCATAAAGGGTCATATTCAAGGGATCGAAAAAATGGTGGAAGAGGATAAGAATTGCAAAGATATCTTACTTCAGGTGGCAGCGGTAAAATCCTCCCTTCAAAAAACAGGAATTGTCATTATGGAGAACCATACGAAAAGCTGCTTAATGGATGAAGAATTAGACCGGGAAGAGTTGGAAAAAACCATCAAAATTATTGTGGACTTTATGAAATAA
- a CDS encoding sensor domain-containing diguanylate cyclase: MNFQELERKFLKITRILNRQQDKDRGIDLLGRFIKSRFGGEVLFYDFTADKSQAVVNKVSEEHQGSGTPLPIDRPIEDYNKPLWLKGKEEIDPYFGDSRRIFFMNRVFAMPIITRGEFNNLLVVYVTGEEEISLETQAFVRFAVKELVAFLSRIKNSNRFFEKMLFRMNYLENILLFQNQESDLEKIMKEIVENIPKAIGMKKCTIALLDKKKEYLLPYYSNFIDASKAEKYPMDKELIQDHTGILALEKKEPIIVYDAQKDSRCDPELARKLKVYSNVTVPIISLRGEALGVMYVDNGQYEIFTAEQIRFLKIIGGHIGLILSNLNYIDRLQSKVRTDGLTGLYNKESFQILYQEYVRSRQKTKGRFALLMMDIDNFKRINDTHGHPLGDRFLKKIAKTMEESVRDGDVVGRYGGEEFIILLKDTGRAGACRIAERIRKKIEEIRIREISTTISAGLAVFPEDSKYSGELIEVADRNLYRAKKAGKNQIFAEYIDKL; the protein is encoded by the coding sequence ATGAACTTTCAAGAATTGGAAAGAAAATTTCTGAAAATCACCCGAATTCTTAATCGACAGCAGGATAAAGACCGGGGGATCGATCTGTTGGGGAGATTCATTAAGTCCCGCTTCGGCGGGGAGGTTTTGTTTTATGATTTCACCGCGGACAAAAGTCAGGCGGTGGTTAATAAAGTCTCCGAGGAACATCAAGGATCCGGAACGCCTCTTCCCATAGACCGGCCCATAGAGGACTACAATAAACCATTGTGGTTGAAGGGGAAAGAGGAAATCGATCCGTATTTCGGGGACAGCCGAAGAATTTTTTTCATGAACCGGGTGTTTGCCATGCCCATCATCACCCGGGGAGAATTTAACAATTTATTGGTGGTGTATGTAACCGGGGAAGAGGAGATTTCCCTGGAAACCCAAGCTTTTGTCAGGTTTGCGGTAAAGGAACTGGTAGCCTTTTTATCCCGGATAAAAAATAGCAACCGGTTTTTTGAAAAAATGCTTTTTCGGATGAATTATCTGGAAAATATTCTTCTCTTTCAAAATCAGGAGTCGGACCTAGAGAAGATTATGAAAGAAATCGTGGAAAATATTCCAAAAGCCATCGGCATGAAAAAATGTACCATCGCTTTGCTGGATAAAAAGAAGGAGTATTTACTTCCTTACTATTCCAACTTCATAGACGCTTCTAAGGCGGAAAAGTATCCCATGGATAAAGAATTGATACAGGACCATACGGGAATTCTCGCTTTGGAGAAAAAAGAGCCGATTATTGTCTACGATGCCCAAAAGGATTCAAGATGCGATCCGGAATTGGCAAGAAAACTTAAGGTCTACTCCAATGTGACGGTGCCTATTATAAGTCTCCGGGGGGAAGCTCTGGGGGTGATGTACGTGGATAACGGACAGTACGAAATTTTCACCGCGGAACAGATCCGGTTTTTGAAAATTATCGGGGGACACATCGGTTTGATCCTGTCCAATCTGAATTACATCGATCGACTTCAGTCCAAGGTTCGAACCGATGGACTTACGGGGCTGTATAACAAAGAAAGCTTTCAAATCCTTTATCAGGAATATGTCCGAAGCCGACAAAAGACCAAAGGCCGTTTTGCCTTATTGATGATGGATATCGATAATTTCAAGAGGATTAATGATACCCATGGTCATCCCCTGGGAGACCGGTTTCTGAAAAAAATCGCTAAAACCATGGAGGAAAGTGTGCGGGATGGGGATGTGGTAGGACGCTACGGCGGAGAGGAATTTATTATTCTACTGAAGGACACCGGCCGGGCGGGGGCCTGTCGCATCGCAGAACGGATACGAAAGAAGATCGAAGAAATCCGGATCCGGGAAATCTCCACAACCATTTCCGCAGGGCTGGCGGTTTTTCCCGAGGACAGCAAATACAGCGGGGAGCTTATAGAAGTTGCGGATCGGAATCTCTACCGGGCAAAAAAAGCGGGTAAAAATCAAATTTTCGCCGAGTATATTGACAAACTGTAA
- the pyrB gene encoding aspartate carbamoyltransferase, which produces MNNTVKHLVDPNDFTLEEINRVIDLGLNIQQNPSQYARLCEGKILGTLFYEPSTRTRLSFESAMLRLGGKVLGFSDANTSAVKKGESLADTVRVLDDYCDALVMRHPMEGAPKLASEYATVPVINGGDGGHQHPTQTLTDLITIKKYKGQISNLKIAICGDLLFGRTVHSLLKTLSRFENISFYLISPPELKIPRHLKDYLLDSYNISISEFTDLEDCIEDADILYMTRIQKERFLNEEEYIRLRDSYILTRDKLSEAKTNLMVLHPLPRNNEIHYDVDEDPRAKYFEQAAFGVYVRMALISFLLEVADHA; this is translated from the coding sequence ATGAATAACACTGTCAAACATTTAGTAGACCCCAATGATTTTACCCTAGAGGAAATCAACCGGGTCATCGACCTCGGTCTGAACATCCAGCAAAACCCCTCACAGTACGCCCGTCTTTGCGAAGGAAAAATCCTTGGCACCCTCTTTTATGAACCCAGTACCCGTACCCGTCTTAGTTTTGAATCCGCCATGTTACGCCTTGGAGGTAAAGTTCTCGGTTTTTCCGATGCCAATACCTCTGCCGTTAAAAAAGGAGAAAGTCTTGCCGATACCGTCCGTGTATTGGATGATTACTGCGACGCTTTAGTGATGCGCCATCCCATGGAAGGAGCCCCGAAATTGGCTTCGGAATACGCTACGGTGCCGGTAATCAACGGCGGCGACGGAGGACACCAACACCCTACCCAGACCTTAACGGATTTGATCACCATCAAAAAGTACAAAGGCCAAATCAGCAATCTGAAAATTGCCATTTGCGGAGACCTGTTATTCGGTCGTACCGTCCACTCTTTATTGAAAACCCTCAGTCGTTTTGAAAACATTTCCTTTTATCTGATCTCTCCACCGGAGCTGAAAATCCCCAGACACCTGAAGGATTATTTACTGGACTCCTATAATATTTCCATTTCCGAATTTACGGATTTGGAAGACTGCATTGAAGATGCGGATATTTTGTATATGACCCGAATTCAAAAAGAGCGTTTTTTAAATGAAGAGGAATACATCCGTCTCAGGGACAGCTACATTCTTACCCGGGATAAGCTCTCCGAGGCAAAGACGAATTTGATGGTGCTCCATCCTCTGCCTCGAAACAATGAAATCCACTATGATGTGGATGAGGATCCCCGGGCAAAATATTTTGAACAGGCGGCCTTCGGCGTTTATGTTCGAATGGCGTTAATATCATTCTTATTGGAGGTGGCGGATCATGCTTAA
- a CDS encoding aspartate carbamoyltransferase regulatory subunit, translating into MLKVTGIQKGIVIDHISKGNGIKIFEKLNLAKVNYPVVLLINVSSNKLGQKDIIKIQDNVDIDFTMLGLIDPKATVNIIEDEKIISKKSLEIPKEVTGLFQCKNPRCVTTVDDYAVPKFTRVENGKIQYRCHYCEELTEYKL; encoded by the coding sequence ATGCTTAAGGTAACGGGAATTCAAAAGGGCATTGTAATAGATCATATTTCTAAAGGAAACGGAATCAAGATTTTTGAAAAGCTGAATCTTGCAAAGGTAAATTATCCCGTGGTGCTGTTAATCAATGTTTCCAGTAACAAACTGGGCCAAAAGGACATCATTAAAATCCAGGATAATGTGGATATCGATTTTACCATGCTCGGACTGATTGACCCCAAGGCTACGGTGAACATCATCGAAGATGAAAAGATCATCTCGAAAAAAAGTCTGGAAATCCCGAAAGAAGTCACCGGACTTTTTCAGTGTAAAAATCCCCGCTGCGTTACCACCGTGGACGACTATGCAGTACCGAAGTTTACCCGGGTGGAAAACGGTAAAATTCAGTATCGCTGCCATTACTGCGAAGAACTGACGGAATATAAGCTGTAG
- a CDS encoding YczE/YyaS/YitT family protein, with amino-acid sequence MTKAGKITMKEILIKSPNLFLGFIFFAVGILLTRDAGLGMAPWGVFHVGLSNYFPITMGQATQLMGLLILTVAFFLGQIPGLASIMNMVFIGMFIDILDALVNIPTPENPLVAVAMILIGVFFIGWGTYFYLRVELGAGPRDGLMEGLVRKTRRPVWMIRGVIEGSALFLGFLMGGPVGFGTLLIALTLGFSVEFAFKVGGYHSNTARHLNLKELWGRFQGLDNSVQYQRNP; translated from the coding sequence ATGACAAAAGCCGGAAAAATCACGATGAAAGAGATCCTAATCAAAAGTCCCAACCTGTTTTTAGGGTTTATATTTTTTGCTGTGGGAATTCTGCTTACCCGGGATGCAGGCTTAGGCATGGCGCCCTGGGGAGTTTTTCATGTGGGGCTGTCGAACTATTTTCCCATAACCATGGGACAGGCCACGCAGCTGATGGGTCTTTTGATCTTAACCGTGGCCTTTTTCCTGGGACAGATTCCGGGACTGGCCAGTATTATGAATATGGTTTTTATCGGTATGTTTATTGATATTTTAGACGCCTTGGTGAACATCCCCACGCCGGAGAATCCCTTGGTGGCGGTTGCAATGATTTTAATCGGCGTATTTTTTATCGGCTGGGGAACCTATTTTTATCTCAGGGTGGAACTGGGGGCCGGTCCCCGGGACGGACTTATGGAAGGGCTGGTGCGAAAAACCCGGCGGCCGGTCTGGATGATCCGGGGCGTGATCGAAGGATCCGCGCTGTTTCTCGGCTTCCTGATGGGGGGGCCTGTAGGCTTCGGGACCCTGCTGATCGCCTTGACCCTCGGATTTTCCGTGGAATTTGCCTTCAAAGTCGGAGGTTATCACTCCAACACCGCCCGTCACTTGAATTTAAAGGAGTTATGGGGTAGGTTTCAAGGATTGGATAACTCTGTGCAGTATCAGCGAAACCCGTAG
- the rd gene encoding rubredoxin has protein sequence MQRYQCMACSYVYDPAVGDPDSGIDPGTSFADLPEDWVCPVCGVDKSMFEPEE, from the coding sequence ATGCAACGATATCAATGCATGGCCTGTTCTTATGTTTACGACCCGGCGGTTGGCGATCCGGATTCGGGAATTGATCCGGGAACGTCCTTCGCTGATTTACCGGAGGATTGGGTATGCCCCGTTTGCGGCGTGGACAAAAGCATGTTTGAACCCGAGGAATAA
- the rd gene encoding rubredoxin, with amino-acid sequence MQKYVCVPCGYVYDPEVGDPDSGIDPGTSFDDLPEDWVCPVCGVDKSMFEPEE; translated from the coding sequence ATGCAGAAATATGTATGTGTACCATGTGGTTACGTTTATGATCCGGAGGTCGGAGACCCAGATTCCGGAATTGATCCGGGAACATCCTTTGATGATTTACCGGAGGATTGGGTATGTCCCGTTTGCGGCGTAGACAAAAGTATGTTTGAGCCCGAGGAATAA
- a CDS encoding ABC transporter permease subunit has translation MERELRREVFKKALKKLLFLLLLVTALVLITSIPVNFNLDYYDGDFQINTTWQEIRGHMRENLTLLFSGRIFQVPLDNQSLGNLLRVSGLRSFTVFFFGMLLGLLWGVPKGILDRKKAHKKGTFKTLQKILPFSLPEILVVLGIQVLGSYLYRNQLSPIPHAGYSGWLNMIYPILAISVLPGAYMAKITAEAIQEMAKEPYIRVAKGKGCSPYRLFRVHYSRGILLEILGAFPAILVMMFSSLVIIERMFYFPGLTYYLVEFYANSTGNVHQAGIGFTLFIVTLGVFYYILFQGAEFLKSWALPAGDRN, from the coding sequence ATGGAAAGAGAGCTGCGACGGGAAGTTTTTAAAAAAGCTTTGAAAAAACTGTTGTTTTTGTTGTTGCTGGTCACGGCACTAGTGCTGATTACCAGTATTCCTGTGAATTTTAATTTGGACTATTATGACGGGGACTTTCAGATTAATACTACCTGGCAGGAAATCCGGGGGCATATGAGAGAAAATCTAACCCTGCTGTTCAGCGGAAGGATTTTTCAGGTTCCTCTGGACAATCAGAGCCTGGGAAATTTGCTTAGGGTCAGCGGCCTGAGAAGTTTTACGGTTTTTTTCTTCGGTATGCTCTTAGGACTCCTTTGGGGGGTGCCCAAGGGAATCCTGGACCGGAAAAAGGCCCATAAAAAAGGGACCTTTAAAACCCTTCAAAAAATTCTGCCCTTCTCCCTGCCGGAGATCCTGGTGGTGCTGGGGATTCAAGTACTGGGATCCTATCTGTATCGAAACCAGTTGTCTCCGATTCCCCATGCAGGTTACAGCGGCTGGTTAAATATGATCTATCCTATACTGGCGATTTCCGTTCTTCCCGGAGCCTATATGGCCAAGATCACAGCGGAGGCTATCCAGGAAATGGCAAAGGAGCCCTACATCCGTGTGGCAAAGGGAAAGGGATGCAGTCCCTATCGTCTTTTTCGGGTGCATTACTCCCGGGGAATTCTGTTGGAGATTTTAGGGGCTTTTCCCGCTATTTTGGTAATGATGTTTTCCAGTCTGGTGATTATTGAGCGGATGTTTTATTTTCCCGGTCTAACCTATTATTTAGTGGAGTTTTATGCCAATTCCACGGGGAATGTTCATCAGGCGGGGATTGGTTTTACTTTGTTTATTGTAACCCTGGGTGTGTTCTATTATATTCTTTTTCAAGGAGCGGAATTTCTCAAGTCCTGGGCCCTACCCGCCGGGGATAGAAATTAA
- a CDS encoding ABC transporter permease subunit has product MRKINITLLMGTVIAAFLVMMAFFPQWFTDQDPNTQQPRIQVEEQEVDGEMVKVYNQPPHAPNPEAWMGTDGVGRDLWTRLVYGTHTTLKAVILAVFFRFLVAIPVGVSAGMKLPLFSKGLKVFNTLFTAIPGLIFSFIVLNIEYIRNLPLNQAMPIFVTVLTIVGWPKLARQIEERTEIIMEEDFIEGEIALGKHQGQILKENVLPHLTPSLISWSFLEMGLVLFLLAQLSILGIFIGPSQGAMVIDGNPQWFTAVNAEWSNLLARAPVDIRAGHYWLVLFPGLFFFLGITGFNLIGEGLKEEFQKRESRIVSWIQQGIHQLSPALYLKQITRFKKYRFPIVIKTTAVLLLLGFIIYPGAQSLYSFDGEQSRQHLENLLDRKEGQQGVQDYITEKMEEAGLVKSGEDSYVFSSEDGNHGETLIGILPGENWEKIKDPDGWREKQNLVIIGTRYDGIYQGEERISPTRATGAANAITLAEIMAGASEGLEQTLMFVFWDGQGSQVNIEEPNRYMRNPVIPTNRVNYRYLDLGYIPQDSQRSLQVSLYTSKAQQIQFQQLMFDVQNTLDRNQLQYHLTMNLRGSGAIAGLSLSSLFSIGVGEEYYSFMEKETPDPGDSHETFLEQQGQFILDMLTMTEHFD; this is encoded by the coding sequence ATGAGAAAGATAAACATAACGTTGTTAATGGGGACAGTGATCGCCGCTTTCTTGGTAATGATGGCCTTTTTCCCCCAGTGGTTTACGGATCAGGATCCCAATACTCAGCAGCCTCGAATCCAAGTGGAGGAACAGGAGGTGGACGGGGAAATGGTCAAGGTGTATAACCAACCGCCTCATGCCCCGAATCCGGAAGCCTGGATGGGCACCGACGGCGTGGGAAGAGACCTGTGGACACGACTGGTTTATGGAACCCATACAACCCTGAAGGCGGTTATTTTGGCGGTGTTTTTTCGATTTTTGGTGGCCATCCCCGTCGGCGTGTCCGCCGGCATGAAACTTCCCTTGTTTTCTAAGGGGCTAAAGGTATTTAATACACTGTTCACCGCAATTCCTGGTCTTATCTTCAGTTTTATTGTTCTGAATATTGAGTACATCCGAAACCTGCCCTTAAATCAAGCGATGCCCATCTTTGTAACGGTGCTTACTATTGTGGGATGGCCCAAATTGGCAAGGCAAATTGAAGAACGAACGGAAATAATAATGGAGGAAGACTTTATTGAAGGCGAGATTGCCCTGGGAAAGCATCAGGGACAAATCCTTAAAGAAAATGTTCTTCCTCATTTAACCCCCTCTCTGATTAGCTGGAGCTTTCTGGAAATGGGATTGGTACTGTTTTTACTGGCCCAGTTAAGTATTTTGGGAATTTTTATCGGACCCAGTCAGGGGGCGATGGTTATAGATGGAAATCCTCAGTGGTTCACCGCGGTCAATGCAGAGTGGTCCAATCTATTGGCAAGAGCTCCGGTGGATATCCGGGCAGGACATTATTGGTTGGTTTTATTTCCCGGGCTGTTTTTCTTCCTGGGGATCACCGGCTTTAACCTTATTGGAGAGGGCTTGAAGGAGGAGTTTCAAAAAAGAGAATCCCGGATCGTATCCTGGATTCAACAGGGGATTCATCAGCTGTCCCCGGCACTTTATCTAAAGCAGATTACCCGGTTTAAGAAATATCGGTTCCCGATTGTGATAAAGACCACGGCGGTCTTATTGCTTTTAGGCTTTATTATCTATCCCGGAGCCCAGAGTCTGTATTCCTTTGACGGGGAACAGTCCCGGCAGCATTTGGAAAATCTATTAGACAGAAAAGAGGGACAACAAGGGGTACAGGACTATATTACTGAAAAAATGGAGGAGGCGGGGTTGGTAAAATCGGGAGAGGACTCCTATGTTTTTTCTTCGGAGGATGGAAATCACGGGGAGACCCTGATCGGTATTTTGCCCGGAGAGAACTGGGAAAAAATCAAGGATCCCGATGGCTGGAGAGAAAAGCAGAACCTCGTGATTATCGGAACCCGTTATGACGGGATTTACCAGGGAGAGGAACGGATCTCTCCTACACGGGCCACCGGGGCTGCCAATGCCATAACCTTAGCAGAAATCATGGCAGGAGCCTCGGAAGGGTTGGAGCAAACCCTGATGTTTGTTTTTTGGGATGGACAAGGTTCCCAGGTGAACATTGAAGAGCCCAACCGGTATATGCGAAATCCTGTAATTCCTACGAATCGAGTGAATTATCGGTATTTGGATCTGGGCTATATTCCCCAGGATTCTCAACGCAGTTTACAAGTCAGCCTGTACACCTCCAAGGCTCAGCAAATTCAATTTCAACAATTGATGTTTGATGTACAAAATACCCTGGACCGCAATCAACTGCAATACCATTTAACCATGAACTTAAGAGGCAGTGGAGCCATTGCGGGACTGTCCTTGAGTTCCCTGTTCTCCATTGGCGTCGGGGAAGAATACTACTCCTTTATGGAAAAGGAAACTCCGGATCCCGGGGATAGCCATGAAACCTTCCTGGAGCAACAGGGCCAGTTTATTTTGGATATGCTTACCATGACGGAGCATTTTGACTAA
- a CDS encoding TetR/AcrR family transcriptional regulator yields the protein MKNNKLLTQREYKFAKTRDKTLQVFLQYIQEEREEDLTVDVICEEVEISRGTFFNYFPSKEHLFTYYGYDFCGKLWLQLEEKKQRGVSVKERIEHIFRFTAEEDEKYANSFTKFVQHILRRGEKMIEELPYTRADLLLVFPEDYERILQDPQLHHQVSEKGRLASQDFIHIPTVGEMLHLLIVEGVQEKAFTKEIPMDKMLIHLLNLYFAPAITPKFLGDKQNLKSFYGYLLPDLLEEMAVPRHKRE from the coding sequence ATGAAAAATAACAAGTTACTGACCCAGCGGGAATATAAATTTGCCAAAACCCGAGATAAAACCCTGCAGGTATTTTTGCAATACATCCAAGAGGAGCGGGAAGAGGATCTTACCGTGGATGTTATTTGTGAGGAAGTGGAAATATCCCGGGGAACCTTCTTCAACTATTTTCCCTCGAAGGAACACTTATTTACTTATTATGGTTACGATTTTTGCGGGAAGCTCTGGTTGCAGCTGGAGGAAAAAAAACAAAGAGGTGTTTCCGTAAAAGAAAGAATTGAACATATCTTTCGCTTCACCGCGGAGGAAGATGAAAAGTACGCCAATAGTTTTACGAAATTTGTTCAGCATATCCTCCGACGGGGGGAGAAAATGATTGAGGAACTTCCCTATACCCGGGCGGATTTGTTGCTTGTCTTCCCTGAGGATTACGAAAGGATTTTACAGGATCCCCAATTGCACCATCAGGTCTCCGAAAAAGGGCGCTTGGCATCTCAGGATTTCATTCATATTCCCACGGTGGGGGAGATGCTCCATTTATTAATCGTAGAAGGGGTACAGGAAAAAGCTTTCACCAAGGAAATCCCCATGGATAAGATGTTGATTCATTTGTTGAATTTGTATTTTGCCCCGGCGATTACACCAAAATTTTTAGGGGATAAACAGAACCTGAAAAGTTTTTATGGATATCTATTACCGGATTTGTTGGAAGAAATGGCAGTTCCCCGACATAAGAGGGAATAA
- the yihA gene encoding ribosome biogenesis GTP-binding protein YihA/YsxC: MKIKTAEIVMSAVKPEQYPEGDLPEIAMVGRSNVGKSSAINTLLGRKKLARVSSSPGKTRTINFYLINNAFYLVDLPGYGYAKTSKPERAAWGKMIETYLSTRENLQEVIQLVDIRHNPSQDDQLMYNWLKHFGYGSLVLATKLDKIKRSQYQKHIKNIREILEMPPESKVMALSALKKTGVEDAWEKMGSLVERPEPKEETQQEVTDGTQ, from the coding sequence ATGAAGATTAAAACTGCAGAAATCGTCATGAGTGCCGTAAAGCCGGAGCAGTATCCGGAAGGGGATTTACCGGAAATTGCCATGGTGGGACGATCCAATGTGGGAAAGTCCTCGGCGATCAATACCCTGCTGGGCAGGAAAAAATTAGCCCGGGTCAGTTCCAGTCCCGGGAAAACACGAACCATCAATTTCTACCTGATCAACAATGCCTTTTACCTGGTGGATCTTCCCGGATACGGCTATGCGAAGACGTCGAAGCCGGAACGGGCGGCATGGGGGAAGATGATCGAAACCTATCTTTCCACCCGGGAAAATCTGCAGGAAGTCATCCAGCTGGTGGATATTCGACACAATCCCTCCCAGGATGATCAATTAATGTATAACTGGTTAAAGCACTTCGGTTACGGATCCTTAGTGCTGGCCACAAAGCTTGATAAAATCAAACGAAGCCAGTATCAAAAACATATTAAAAACATTCGAGAAATCTTGGAAATGCCCCCGGAAAGCAAGGTGATGGCCCTTTCAGCCCTTAAAAAAACCGGGGTGGAAGATGCCTGGGAAAAGATGGGTTCCTTAGTGGAAAGACCGGAACCTAAAGAGGAGACCCAACAGGAAGTCACCGACGGGACTCAATGA